GGGTATTCTCCGCGATGGACATTAGCAGCATCTTGCTGGCGATGCAGTCCGGGGCAGAGGATAAATGTATCCAGGAATGTGGAGCCGCCTGTGAGGGCGGTTCGTTGCGCGATGAGCGACAGATCAGCCAGGAAAATGATGCCGACCAAGTCCAGGGACATGGTCGGAAATGTTGATGTAAACATTATAGGATGGAATACGGATTCAGTGATTACCAGTAAAGGTGATGAGTCCACAGGATagtgaagaagagaagaaatcaGCGAGAGAACTGAGGAGATTTGGTTCGTATGTCTTTGATGACAAGTCATCATGCATCTTCCCGAAGTGGCGCAGGATCTTGCGCATCGCGGCACATTCATTGGCTAGGAAACCAGCCGCGGGAATTCCGATCGTTATATAAGGCTCAATTGACTTCTTGGATGCTGAAGGGTTCTATGATTTGTTGATCCTCGGGAAGCTTCATCCTATGGGAAAACGTGGGCTACTTCAATGTATGCGGGGTGCCTCCGGTCAGAACATATATCTTGGCGAAATGCCAGAGCTAAGAAGTATGATCCCATCAGATAATCTCAAATTTTCAACCCCACTTGCCTAAAACACCAATTCCCAAGTCAGGTTATATATTAACCCAAATAGTACGTTCCTTAAGAAGACATGTAGAGAGCTTGTAACTACTCGCGTTAGATTACACTATGTATATAGCTCTAAGAATAAATGATAATCATCTGTTTACCGACTAGAATAGAGTACCATAGAGGTGGTTCTAAATGCTCGCTCCTAGTAGATCTATGTTAAAAGGTGGCTGAGTCACATATTATCAAGTTAATTACAGAATTCTATTTAAGAACGTGGTAAAAAATGCCATTCAAACTTCGAAGGCTGCCTGAACATCCTCACCTAAGATATACCTTTCCTAAACCCATAACTTTATCAACATACTGAAGGATATCCTCCGGGAAAGCAGCAATAGTAGAGCTTCCAAGCGGACTCCGGCCCCTCCCCGACCCATAACGAGAATAATGCACAATAACCGCCTTAACACCAATAGGTTCCATCTTCATCGGCGCGCCATCAGCATGACTGACCTTGATCTGGAGCTCTTCCGCAGCCTTAAGATTCCCCACCTAGTACAGGCAGATTACCTCACGGTGCAAAGTAGGTACAATGTTGGCTAATCCAGCGATAGTGCCGTGCGATCCGGCAATCTGACCAGGCAGAAGGAGATCTACCTAACCCTAATGTCTGATTGCTTAGTCCGAAGAACTatgaataattaaaatcGTGGTCTATTCATCAAATGAAGAGTAATACGGATAAGTAGTCTTACACATTCCTGGTTTCATGACTGTGCTTCTATCTCCGTTTTCAAAGCTCTAAGatagtatatatatggcCGGATACGAGTGGGGACGGAGTTTTGCGAGCACTCCGTGAATTCCGTTGCCTCCCTTGCCTTGATCCACCCCCGCACTGTATCTATCAAAGGTAGGTGCTTGAGCTGAACACAAGGTTTGCGGAGAAACCGTCAGGGTGCGAAATAGGGGCCGTACGTCATATTTGCCTTATTCACACCCCAGGCTCAAATAACAAAAAGGTGAAGCAAATTGCGCTTCTGGAGAGGTCACTTGGCCACCGGAGGGAGGCACTACACTGGACGTAGCACTTACTGCTTATATCTAACAAACTATATATTGGCGACTATTCGGGCAATTTATATTTGAATGGCATGTGTATATATTGTTCTCATACTAAAAGGCTAATTAAGTCATCGAAACATCAGTATGCAAGCGGCCTAAATGATACTTGGAATGGAATCCGGCATCCATAACACACGAAAAAGCTATCTAATGTATCGCTTCAGCCCTACAATTTAGCCCTTTCCCGAGCATGCAATTCCCGTCTGGCGGGCCCTCCGCGACTTCCGTCTCCCAAGAAAGTATCTTTATCGTCTTTGTACTCAGTCCGGAACCGCCACTTCTTCGCCAAATGCTCTGGAAGACGCTTCGTGAACGCCAGGAATGTGTAGTCGCCTAAGACAGGGAGGAATTTAAATGCGCTGAATGAACTGTGTCAGCATATATTGTCATTAAGAGCAAGGTTGTGACTTACTGTCCACTACCCCCTCCAGCGATGAAAAGGTTCTTGTAATCGGGGTGAGAGTCCATAATGAAATCACCGGAAGGTGTGTCTGTATACCAGCAGAGCGCCACCCGCTCAAACGGGCGATCGGCTAATTCCGGAAGGATCTCACGCAGACCAGTCCTAAGGCGGTCTTCTCCATCTGGTGGAGTAAAATTGACGCGTTGACGAGGGGGTATCAACGGAGGCGACGAGATATTAGTCTTTACGCTCTGATGATCTTCGGCGGTAGGTGCACGTGTGTAGCCCCATCCATGCACGGCCATTTTGAGTGTTTTGGTATCGTCATGCGAAGGGAAGTTGAACCAACCCGTGTTGAAATTGGCGTAAATGGGAACATCTTTGTACTTCTTCACTTCAGCATCCGTGAGCGGCGTGTAGCCGATGACCTGGGCGGTTGCCAAAGTCGAGTTGTACATATCCACCAATCCCGAGGTCCAGGCACCGGAAGCAAGGATGAAGTGATCACCTTCAA
The sequence above is a segment of the Aspergillus flavus chromosome 4, complete sequence genome. Coding sequences within it:
- a CDS encoding FAD-dependent oxidoreductase yields the protein MDKNSRIVIVGAGVFGLSTAAKLASEGYKYVTVVDRHMPPVPDGSSSDISRVIRFDYADEDYLNIAYEAYQKWSQLPKYQGIFFKAPFILTGNTTVHGRAWIEKTTAALTKKQLPWAKLDSAAAAKSRYPILSGTLATPNFTGYYNEQAGWADANKAVSQLRDDCLELGVSFICGRAGTVISLDTDSQKKIKAVRTLAGTSIEGDHFILASGAWTSGLVDMYNSTLATAQVIGYTPLTDAEVKKYKDVPIYANFNTGWFNFPSHDDTKTLKMAVHGWGYTRAPTAEDHQSVKTNISSPPLIPPRQRVNFTPPDGEDRLRTGLREILPELADRPFERVALCWYTDTPSGDFIMDSHPDYKNLFIAGGGSGHAFKFLPVLGDYTFLAFTKRLPEHLAKKWRFRTEYKDDKDTFLGDGSRGGPARRELHARERAKL